Proteins from one Buchnera aphidicola (Diuraphis noxia) genomic window:
- a CDS encoding peptide chain release factor 3: protein MFDLNYKQELNKRRTFAIISHPDAGKTTITEKMLLFGKVIRTSGVVKGTGNIKYAKSDWMDIEKKRGISVTTSVMQFTYKKFLINLLDTPGHKDFSEDTYRILTAVDSCLVVIDAAKGIEERTQKLIDVTRMHNTPIITFINKLDRDSRDPIEILDEIEKKLKLSCIPVTWPISCGRNFKGVYHIYEKIIYLYKNKVSQTQSLSRIEGFYNLSSTVLDQYIGTILANQVRQELDLIMNVYAKFDSQKFLKGLLTPIFFGSALGNFGVDHVLTSLIKWAPPPLSRQTYTRQVNPQEKAFTGFVFKIQANMDLKHRDRIAFIRIVSGQYTKGMKLRHVRIKKNIIISDVFSFLAGDRLLIKKAYPGDIIGFHNHGTIQIGDTFTEGEDIKFIGIPSFAPEMFRRIYLTNPLQQKQLIKGLKQLSEEGTIQVFRPINNNNLILGAIGILQFDVVIERLKMEYHIDAQYEEINVVVARWIRSKTHLHLDSFKNNNSMYLAYDIFNNLIYLAPSQANLNIVMNEYSDIIFDKMRTKNQ from the coding sequence ATGTTTGATTTAAATTATAAACAGGAATTAAATAAAAGAAGAACCTTTGCTATTATTTCTCATCCTGATGCTGGTAAAACTACTATTACTGAAAAAATGTTATTATTTGGAAAAGTAATTCGTACTTCTGGAGTAGTTAAAGGTACAGGCAATATAAAATACGCTAAATCTGATTGGATGGATATTGAAAAAAAACGTGGTATTTCTGTTACTACTTCTGTGATGCAATTTACATATAAAAAATTTTTAATTAATTTATTAGATACTCCAGGTCATAAAGATTTTTCAGAAGACACATATCGCATTCTTACTGCAGTAGATTCTTGTTTAGTTGTTATTGATGCAGCTAAAGGTATTGAAGAACGCACACAAAAATTAATTGATGTTACACGTATGCATAATACTCCTATCATTACATTTATTAATAAATTAGATCGTGATAGTCGAGACCCAATAGAAATTTTAGATGAAATCGAAAAAAAATTAAAATTAAGTTGTATTCCTGTGACTTGGCCTATTAGTTGTGGAAGAAATTTTAAAGGCGTTTATCATATTTATGAGAAGATAATTTATCTATATAAAAATAAAGTATCGCAAACACAATCTTTATCAAGAATTGAAGGTTTTTATAATTTATCTAGCACTGTTTTAGATCAATATATTGGAACTATATTAGCTAATCAAGTACGTCAAGAATTAGATTTAATAATGAATGTATATGCTAAATTTGATAGTCAAAAGTTTTTGAAAGGGCTTTTAACACCTATTTTTTTTGGTAGTGCGCTTGGAAATTTCGGTGTTGATCATGTATTAACCAGTCTAATAAAATGGGCACCTCCTCCTTTATCTCGTCAAACTTATACACGTCAAGTAAATCCTCAAGAGAAAGCATTTACAGGTTTTGTTTTTAAAATTCAAGCTAACATGGATTTAAAACATCGTGATCGTATAGCTTTTATCAGGATTGTTTCTGGTCAATACACAAAAGGAATGAAATTAAGACATGTACGTATTAAAAAAAACATTATTATTTCTGATGTTTTTTCTTTTTTAGCTGGAGATAGATTGTTAATAAAAAAAGCTTATCCTGGTGATATAATAGGATTTCATAATCATGGAACAATTCAAATTGGGGATACTTTTACAGAAGGAGAAGATATTAAATTTATTGGTATACCTAGTTTTGCACCAGAAATGTTTCGTCGAATTTATTTAACAAATCCTCTTCAGCAAAAACAATTAATTAAAGGCTTAAAACAATTATCAGAAGAAGGAACTATACAAGTATTTCGTCCAATTAATAATAACAATTTGATTTTAGGTGCAATTGGCATTTTACAATTTGACGTTGTTATTGAACGTTTAAAAATGGAATATCATATAGATGCCCAGTATGAAGAAATTAATGTTGTAGTTGCTCGCTGGATTAGATCTAAAACTCATTTACATCTTGATTCTTTTAAAAATAATAACAGTATGTATTTAGCATATGATATTTTTAATAATTTAATATATTTAGCTCCTAGCCAGGCTAATTTGAATATAGTTATGAATGAATATTCTGATATAATATTCGATAAAATGAGAACAAAAAACCAATAA
- a CDS encoding NfuA family Fe-S biogenesis protein, which produces MITISESAQHHFRSLLSKEPDGTQIRVFITNPGTPMAECGVAYCSIDEVEKSDIRFEYNQFSIYINKDLISFLKNAEIDLIVDKISSQLTLKAPYAKSNIFQKKYSSLEDKIKYFLNVEINPQLLMHGGEVNLIEIDQKNGTAIIQFRGGCNGCSMIGITLKETVEKKLLAAFPEIKKVYDGTEHLHGQHSFY; this is translated from the coding sequence ATGATTACTATTTCTGAAAGTGCACAACACCATTTTAGATCACTTTTATCAAAAGAACCTGACGGAACTCAAATACGTGTTTTTATTACAAATCCTGGAACACCTATGGCAGAATGCGGAGTTGCATATTGTTCAATAGATGAAGTAGAAAAATCAGATATTCGATTCGAATATAATCAATTTTCTATTTACATTAATAAAGATCTTATTTCATTTTTAAAAAATGCTGAAATTGATCTTATTGTTGATAAAATTAGTTCTCAATTAACTTTAAAAGCTCCATATGCTAAAAGCAATATTTTTCAAAAAAAATATTCTTCATTAGAAGATAAAATAAAATATTTTTTAAATGTTGAAATTAATCCTCAATTATTAATGCATGGAGGGGAAGTCAATTTAATTGAAATTGATCAAAAAAATGGAACGGCTATTATACAATTTCGTGGTGGTTGTAATGGATGCTCTATGATAGGAATCACTTTGAAAGAAACCGTTGAAAAAAAACTTTTAGCTGCTTTTCCTGAAATCAAAAAAGTATATGATGGAACAGAACATTTACATGGACAACATTCATTTTATTAA
- the bioH gene encoding pimeloyl-ACP methyl ester esterase BioH — translation MQKFYYNIAGKGKKNIILLSGWGLHSKIWLFIIKELQFFFKFYLIDLPGFGKNKKLFPMKIDQIVEILHDHMPKKSIWMGWSMGGLIASKLALSYPKDILAVVTVASSPCFIEKPNWPGIKKNTVQYFYENLKKNYYRTIDNFLNLQITNKKQYIKDINILKKILFSEEKPSLNFLQNNLEIILYVDLRLEMNLLEVPLLRIYGALDSLVPKKIVKILDKKWPNTNSSIIKKAAHMPFISHKKEFCLKILQSLNIF, via the coding sequence ATGCAAAAATTTTATTATAACATTGCAGGAAAAGGAAAAAAAAATATTATTTTACTTAGTGGATGGGGTTTACATTCAAAAATATGGCTGTTCATTATAAAAGAATTACAATTTTTTTTTAAATTTTATTTAATCGATTTACCAGGTTTTGGGAAAAATAAAAAACTATTCCCTATGAAAATAGATCAAATAGTTGAAATTTTACATGATCATATGCCAAAAAAATCTATTTGGATGGGATGGTCTATGGGTGGATTAATTGCTAGTAAATTAGCTCTATCTTATCCGAAAGATATATTAGCTGTAGTTACTGTTGCCTCGTCTCCATGTTTTATAGAAAAACCAAACTGGCCAGGAATTAAGAAAAATACAGTTCAATATTTTTATGAAAATTTAAAAAAAAATTATTACAGAACAATAGATAATTTTTTAAATTTACAAATCACCAACAAAAAACAATATATTAAAGATATAAATATTTTAAAAAAAATATTATTTTCTGAAGAAAAACCAAGTTTAAATTTTTTACAAAATAATCTAGAAATCATTTTATATGTAGATTTACGTTTAGAAATGAATCTTCTAGAAGTTCCTTTATTACGTATATATGGTGCATTAGATAGTTTAGTTCCTAAAAAAATAGTAAAAATATTAGATAAAAAATGGCCGAACACTAATTCTAGTATTATTAAAAAAGCAGCTCATATGCCATTTATTTCTCATAAAAAAGAATTTTGTTTAAAAATTTTACAATCTTTAAATATATTTTAA
- a CDS encoding single-stranded DNA-binding protein: protein MASRGVNKVILIGHLGQDPEVRYMPNGNAVVNMTLATSENWKDKNTGENKEKTEWHRIVLFGKLAEIAGEYLRKGSQVYIEGSLQTRKWQDQNGLERYTTEIVVNISGTMQMLGNRNSNLQTVSKNDNNIILPKTKKTEKVDFENQSEKYKSDKDSMNNSSEIDFDDEIPF from the coding sequence ATGGCAAGTAGAGGTGTTAACAAAGTCATTCTTATTGGACATTTAGGACAAGATCCAGAAGTACGTTATATGCCTAATGGTAATGCAGTTGTAAATATGACATTAGCAACTTCAGAAAACTGGAAAGATAAAAATACTGGAGAAAACAAAGAAAAAACTGAGTGGCATAGAATAGTATTATTTGGTAAATTAGCAGAAATTGCAGGTGAATATCTTCGAAAAGGTTCTCAAGTATACATTGAAGGATCATTGCAAACTAGAAAATGGCAAGATCAAAATGGACTGGAACGTTATACAACAGAAATTGTTGTAAATATTAGTGGTACGATGCAAATGTTAGGAAATCGTAATTCTAATCTACAAACTGTCTCAAAAAATGATAATAATATTATTTTACCGAAAACAAAAAAAACAGAAAAAGTAGATTTTGAAAATCAATCTGAAAAATACAAATCCGATAAAGATTCAATGAATAATTCTTCAGAAATAGATTTTGATGATGAAATACCTTTTTAA
- the dnaB gene encoding replicative DNA helicase, whose product MVYAINMAKNKLYLHQINRLKIPPHSLEAEQSVLGGLMLDNEQWDTVSEHVVADDFFSKPHRLIFQEMQQLLDLGYPIDLITLSESLEQKGKLESVGRFSYLAELSKNTPSTANITAYADIVRERAIVREMILVANKIANAGYDTQGRKSEELLDYAESSVFKIAEKRFKKDSGPKNVEQILDETVSSIEKLFLSPHDGVTGINTGYQDLNKKTSGLQRSELIIIAARPSMGKTTFAMNLCENAAMLYDKPVLIFSLEMPGEQIMMRMLASLSRVNQARIRTGQLNDEDWARMSGTINVLLKKKNIYIDDSSALTPSEVRSRARRIYRENNGLTLIMVDYLQLMRVPSLSENRTLEIAEISRTLKALAKELQVPVIALSQLNRSLEQRSDKRPVNSDLRESGSLEQDADLIMFIYRDEIYHENSDFKGIAEIIIGKQRNGPIGTVCLTFNGHWSRFDNYSGNKYD is encoded by the coding sequence ATGGTATATGCAATAAATATGGCTAAAAATAAATTATATTTACATCAAATTAACAGATTAAAAATCCCACCACATTCTTTAGAAGCAGAACAATCTGTATTAGGTGGTTTAATGTTAGATAATGAACAATGGGATACAGTTTCAGAACATGTTGTTGCAGATGATTTTTTTAGTAAACCCCATCGTTTAATATTTCAAGAAATGCAACAACTTCTTGACTTAGGATATCCAATTGATTTGATTACTCTATCTGAATCTTTAGAACAAAAAGGTAAGTTAGAAAGTGTAGGTAGATTTTCCTATTTAGCTGAACTATCAAAAAATACACCTAGTACAGCTAATATTACTGCATATGCTGATATAGTTCGAGAACGTGCCATAGTAAGAGAAATGATATTAGTAGCTAATAAAATTGCTAATGCTGGATATGATACACAAGGTAGAAAAAGTGAAGAATTATTAGATTATGCAGAATCGAGTGTTTTTAAAATTGCAGAAAAACGTTTTAAAAAAGATTCAGGCCCAAAAAATGTAGAACAAATTCTTGATGAAACTGTTTCTAGTATCGAAAAATTATTTCTATCACCACATGATGGAGTCACAGGCATTAATACAGGATATCAAGATCTAAACAAAAAAACATCAGGATTACAGCGTTCTGAACTAATTATTATTGCTGCTAGACCTTCGATGGGAAAAACAACATTTGCAATGAACTTATGCGAAAATGCTGCTATGCTTTATGATAAACCAGTTCTTATTTTTAGTTTAGAGATGCCTGGTGAGCAAATTATGATGCGTATGTTAGCTTCTCTATCTAGAGTAAATCAAGCTCGAATTCGTACTGGACAATTGAATGATGAAGATTGGGCGCGTATGTCTGGAACAATTAATGTATTACTTAAAAAAAAGAATATTTACATTGATGATTCTTCAGCACTAACTCCTAGTGAAGTGCGTTCGAGAGCACGCAGAATTTATCGCGAAAACAATGGACTAACTTTAATTATGGTCGATTATTTACAACTTATGAGAGTACCTTCTTTGTCAGAAAATCGAACTCTCGAAATTGCAGAAATATCTAGAACATTAAAAGCATTGGCAAAAGAGCTGCAAGTTCCAGTAATAGCATTGTCACAGCTTAACCGATCTTTAGAACAAAGATCAGATAAAAGACCTGTAAATTCAGATTTACGTGAATCCGGTTCTTTAGAACAAGATGCAGATTTAATAATGTTTATATATCGTGATGAAATTTATCATGAAAATAGTGACTTTAAAGGTATCGCAGAGATAATAATAGGAAAACAAAGAAATGGTCCAATTGGTACAGTCTGTTTAACTTTTAATGGGCACTGGTCTAGATTTGACAATTACTCAGGTAATAAATATGATTAA
- the gshB gene encoding glutathione synthase translates to MYKKTNLKVGIVMDSIESINIKKDSSFAILLEVQKRNHIIYYMEINDLYLQNGHPYARVRLIHIEKNIKKWYKIIDETNIPLNILDVILMRKDPPFNTEFIYSTYILERAENTGVLIVNKPQSLRDCNEKIFISWFSEFTTDTLVTRNSDRIRKFWKKHKDIVVKPLNKMGGTSIFRIKQDDPNFSVIIENMTHYETKFCMVQAYLPKINIGDKRVLIVNGKIIPWCLARIPQTGETRANLAVGGQAKIQLLNKNDWTIANYLAPILQRKGLIFVGLDIIGDKLTEINVTSPTGICEIESEQKISITSILLDYIEQKTQQRLHHDSNCI, encoded by the coding sequence ATGTATAAAAAAACAAACTTAAAAGTTGGAATCGTCATGGATTCTATTGAATCTATTAACATTAAAAAAGATTCAAGTTTCGCTATCTTATTAGAAGTTCAAAAAAGAAATCATATAATTTACTATATGGAAATCAATGATCTTTATTTACAAAATGGTCATCCATATGCAAGAGTACGTTTGATCCATATAGAAAAAAATATAAAAAAATGGTATAAAATTATTGATGAAACAAACATCCCTTTAAATATATTAGATGTTATTTTAATGAGAAAAGATCCACCATTTAATACAGAATTTATTTATTCAACATATATACTAGAACGTGCAGAAAATACAGGAGTGTTAATCGTTAATAAACCACAAAGTTTACGTGATTGTAATGAAAAAATTTTTATCTCTTGGTTTTCGGAATTTACAACAGATACTTTAGTCACAAGAAATTCTGATAGAATACGTAAGTTTTGGAAAAAACATAAAGACATTGTTGTAAAACCACTAAATAAAATGGGAGGTACTAGTATATTTCGTATTAAACAAGATGACCCTAATTTTTCAGTTATTATAGAAAATATGACTCATTATGAAACAAAGTTTTGTATGGTTCAAGCCTATTTGCCAAAAATAAATATTGGTGACAAAAGAGTTTTAATCGTTAATGGAAAAATTATACCATGGTGTCTAGCTAGAATACCTCAAACTGGAGAAACAAGAGCTAATTTAGCTGTTGGAGGACAAGCTAAAATACAATTATTAAATAAAAATGATTGGACAATAGCTAATTATTTAGCTCCAATTTTACAAAGAAAAGGATTAATATTTGTTGGATTAGATATTATAGGTGATAAATTAACTGAAATTAACGTGACAAGTCCTACAGGAATTTGTGAAATTGAATCAGAACAAAAAATTTCTATTACTAGTATTTTATTAGATTATATCGAACAAAAAACACAACAGAGATTACATCATGATAGTAATTGCATTTGA
- the ruvX gene encoding Holliday junction resolvase RuvX, whose protein sequence is MIVIAFDFGTKRIGAAVGENILNKARPLNTLKAHNGAPNWDAVKRLLKHWEPQLLIVGLPLNINGTKQKITKKSEKFAFLLKYKFNIIVKMHDERLSTVEAKSIMFQTGGFKKLNRDNIHSFSAVIILESWLNKKYV, encoded by the coding sequence ATGATAGTAATTGCATTTGATTTTGGAACAAAAAGAATAGGAGCAGCAGTAGGAGAAAATATTCTTAATAAAGCAAGACCATTAAATACTTTAAAAGCACATAACGGAGCTCCTAATTGGGATGCTGTAAAAAGATTATTAAAACATTGGGAACCTCAACTCTTGATAGTAGGTCTTCCTCTTAATATCAATGGCACTAAACAAAAAATCACAAAAAAATCAGAAAAATTCGCGTTTTTATTAAAATATAAATTTAACATTATAGTAAAAATGCATGACGAACGATTAAGTACTGTAGAAGCTAAATCAATAATGTTTCAAACAGGAGGGTTTAAAAAATTAAATAGGGATAATATTCATTCTTTTTCAGCAGTTATTATATTAGAAAGTTGGTTAAATAAAAAATACGTTTAA
- a CDS encoding YggS family pyridoxal phosphate-dependent enzyme, giving the protein MAVSKNQKVDIIKQSILSGIQEFGENYIQEAILKIQKFKKYKHITWHFIGKIQSNKTKLVAKNFDWCQTVDREKIVFLLNKYRPKNLLPINVLIQINISKEPKKNGIDITEYQTLAKIISSMPNINLRGIMAMPKITKNIVNTNLQYQIIKKTFHQLKQQYTSVDTLSLGTSFDIENSLLNDSNMIRIGRNIFN; this is encoded by the coding sequence ATAGCAGTTTCTAAAAATCAAAAAGTGGATATAATAAAACAATCTATATTATCAGGGATACAAGAATTTGGAGAAAATTATATACAGGAAGCTATTTTAAAGATACAAAAATTTAAAAAATATAAACATATCACTTGGCATTTTATTGGAAAAATACAATCTAATAAAACCAAATTAGTTGCGAAAAATTTTGATTGGTGTCAAACAGTCGATAGAGAAAAAATTGTTTTTTTATTGAATAAATATAGACCAAAAAATTTACTTCCTATTAATGTTTTAATTCAAATAAACATTTCCAAGGAACCTAAAAAAAACGGCATTGATATAACAGAATATCAAACATTAGCAAAAATAATTTCTTCAATGCCTAATATTAATTTACGAGGAATTATGGCAATGCCAAAAATTACCAAAAACATCGTAAATACTAATCTACAGTATCAAATAATCAAAAAAACTTTTCATCAATTAAAACAACAATACACATCAGTAGATACGTTATCATTAGGAACCAGTTTTGATATAGAAAATTCTTTATTAAATGACAGTAATATGATTAGAATTGGTCGAAATATTTTTAATTAG
- the hemW gene encoding radical SAM family heme chaperone HemW: MFESSPISLYIHIPWCLKKCGYCDFYSYVSQETIPEKKYIENLLKDFEKDLKLIKNKKINTIFIGGGTPSLLKQKSVNNLINGIKERYLVCKNAEITIEANPKTIECQRFIHYKKSGINRFSLGVQTFNTNLLKKIERTYTSSECISCIKKLKTINNNINLDLMYGLPDQDLESSLTDLKYAIKYNPSHISWYQLTIEPNTIFYSKKLNIANDDIIFQMFSKGDQLLKKSGYQKYEISSYSKLNYQCKHNLNYWSFGDYIGIGCGAHGKISQKNGKILRTYKNKNLKDYLHGNYLRSMNIISKQDLAFEYFMNTFRLYKPVSKRHFQEKTNLNENYIEKKIQMAIKRGFLIDELNYWNTTKKGKFFLNSLLKIFLR, translated from the coding sequence ATGTTTGAATCATCTCCGATTAGTTTATATATTCATATTCCTTGGTGTTTAAAAAAATGTGGATATTGCGATTTTTATTCATATGTTAGTCAAGAGACGATACCTGAAAAAAAGTATATTGAAAATTTATTAAAAGATTTTGAAAAAGATTTAAAGCTCATAAAAAATAAAAAAATAAATACTATTTTCATCGGTGGAGGTACTCCGAGTTTATTAAAACAAAAATCAGTAAACAATTTAATTAATGGTATTAAAGAGAGATATTTGGTTTGTAAAAATGCAGAAATCACTATAGAAGCTAATCCTAAAACAATAGAATGTCAACGCTTTATTCATTATAAAAAATCTGGTATTAATCGTTTTTCTTTAGGAGTTCAAACATTTAATACAAATTTATTGAAAAAAATAGAGCGTACATATACTTCATCTGAATGTATTAGTTGTATTAAAAAATTAAAAACAATTAATAATAATATTAATCTAGATTTAATGTATGGTTTACCAGATCAAGATTTAGAAAGTTCTTTAACAGATTTAAAATATGCTATTAAATATAATCCATCTCATATATCCTGGTATCAATTAACTATAGAGCCTAATACTATTTTTTATTCAAAAAAACTAAATATAGCTAATGATGATATAATTTTTCAAATGTTTTCTAAAGGAGATCAATTATTAAAAAAATCAGGATATCAAAAGTATGAAATATCTTCATACTCGAAATTAAATTATCAGTGTAAACATAATCTTAATTATTGGAGTTTTGGAGATTATATAGGAATAGGTTGCGGCGCTCATGGTAAAATTAGTCAAAAAAATGGCAAAATCCTAAGAACTTATAAAAATAAAAATCTAAAAGATTATTTGCATGGAAACTACCTACGCTCTATGAATATTATTTCTAAACAAGATTTAGCTTTTGAATATTTTATGAATACCTTTAGATTATATAAACCTGTTTCTAAAAGACATTTTCAAGAAAAAACTAATTTAAATGAAAATTATATAGAAAAAAAAATTCAAATGGCAATAAAACGTGGATTTTTAATTGATGAATTGAACTATTGGAATACCACAAAAAAAGGTAAATTTTTTTTAAATTCTCTACTAAAAATTTTTTTAAGATAA
- the trmB gene encoding tRNA (guanosine(46)-N7)-methyltransferase TrmB translates to MKNNILIPEYNNSGVFIRKTRSFVCRKGRITMSQLNAIQKYWRLIGIDFQLIPLDFSSIFNSSGSVVLEIGFGSGRSLVQSAINCPNKNFLGIEVYKSGIGSCLNLAYLSKIKNLKIIYHDATEVINTMIVNNTLSQVQILFPDPWNKKRHNKRRILQNNFLTILSKKLIVNGILHIVTDSKEYAIYIINMIKNINNYKNLSKTNDFVQSPSNYVITDFEKKAYLRGDRVFHLMFQIKKNYLS, encoded by the coding sequence ATGAAAAATAATATTTTAATACCTGAATATAATAATAGCGGTGTTTTTATCAGAAAAACTCGTAGTTTTGTTTGTCGAAAAGGTCGAATTACTATGTCTCAGTTAAATGCTATTCAAAAATATTGGAGATTAATTGGAATTGATTTTCAGTTAATACCTTTAGATTTTTCTTCCATATTTAATAGTTCTGGTTCTGTTGTATTAGAGATTGGTTTTGGTTCAGGAAGATCTTTAGTTCAAAGCGCAATAAACTGTCCTAATAAAAACTTTTTAGGTATAGAAGTATATAAATCAGGGATAGGATCCTGCTTAAATTTGGCCTATCTATCTAAAATTAAAAATTTAAAAATCATCTATCATGATGCTACTGAGGTTATTAATACTATGATTGTGAATAATACTTTATCACAAGTACAAATTTTGTTTCCAGATCCTTGGAATAAAAAACGTCATAATAAACGTAGAATCTTACAAAATAATTTTTTAACAATTCTTTCTAAAAAATTAATAGTTAATGGTATATTACATATTGTAACTGATTCTAAAGAATATGCTATTTATATAATAAATATGATTAAAAATATTAATAATTATAAAAATTTATCAAAAACAAATGATTTTGTTCAAAGTCCTTCGAATTATGTAATAACTGATTTTGAAAAAAAAGCATATCTTCGAGGTGATCGTGTTTTTCACCTAATGTTTCAAATAAAAAAAAATTATTTATCTTAA
- the mutY gene encoding A/G-specific adenine glycosylase, translating into MTIYSFSQLVLNWYHENGRKNLPWQKNKTLYIVWISEIMLQQTTVQTVIPYFKKFILNFPDVKSINDSTLDKILYLWSGLGYYNRARNIYKSAKIIQTQYNGVFPDQFANLIKLPGIGKSTAGAILSLSLNFFHSILDGNVKRILIRYYDFRGSIKDRKLEKKLWCLIESITPINNTGQFNQGMMDIGSLICTRGKTKCNICPLKKSCISNIKQNWEQYPSKNIKKTSHEKTSWFILIKSKNNFWLERNTIKNVWKGLFCFPNFDTEKKALIWLKEKKINLKKIKKMLSFFHKFSHFILHIHPILIDCPHNLKFHGDNKIGIWYNLNKPKHIGLPQPVKKILTNFQKDTVLRKN; encoded by the coding sequence ATGACGATATATTCTTTTTCTCAATTAGTTTTAAATTGGTACCATGAAAATGGTAGAAAAAATTTACCATGGCAAAAAAATAAAACACTTTACATAGTTTGGATATCCGAAATTATGTTGCAACAAACAACAGTTCAAACTGTTATTCCATATTTTAAAAAATTTATATTAAATTTTCCAGATGTAAAATCTATAAATGATTCAACCTTAGATAAAATTTTATATCTATGGAGTGGTTTAGGATATTATAATAGAGCAAGAAATATTTACAAATCAGCTAAAATAATCCAAACACAATATAATGGAGTATTTCCTGATCAATTTGCAAATCTAATTAAACTACCTGGAATAGGGAAATCTACAGCTGGAGCTATTTTATCTTTATCATTAAATTTTTTTCATTCTATTTTAGACGGAAACGTAAAAAGAATTTTAATACGTTATTATGATTTCAGAGGAAGCATAAAAGATAGAAAATTAGAAAAAAAATTATGGTGTCTTATTGAATCTATTACACCAATCAACAACACTGGTCAATTTAATCAAGGTATGATGGATATAGGATCTTTAATTTGTACACGTGGAAAAACAAAATGTAATATTTGTCCATTAAAAAAAAGTTGTATTTCAAATATCAAACAAAACTGGGAACAATATCCATCAAAAAATATCAAAAAAACATCTCATGAAAAAACATCTTGGTTTATTTTAATTAAATCTAAAAACAATTTTTGGTTAGAACGAAATACCATAAAAAATGTTTGGAAAGGTTTATTTTGTTTTCCTAATTTTGATACTGAAAAAAAAGCATTAATATGGTTGAAAGAAAAAAAAATAAATTTAAAAAAAATAAAAAAAATGTTATCATTTTTTCATAAATTTAGTCATTTTATATTACATATCCATCCAATTTTAATTGATTGTCCACATAATTTAAAATTTCATGGAGACAATAAAATAGGTATTTGGTATAATTTAAACAAACCAAAACATATAGGATTACCTCAACCTGTAAAAAAAATACTTACAAATTTTCAAAAAGATACTGTTTTAAGGAAAAACTAA
- a CDS encoding oxidative damage protection protein — protein sequence MPRIIFCTFLQKKSEGQDYQIYPGELGKKIYNKISKKAWKKWIMKQTILINEKKLNMNDINHRREIEKEMKFFLFKETN from the coding sequence ATGCCTCGTATAATTTTTTGTACATTTTTACAAAAAAAATCTGAAGGTCAAGATTATCAAATTTATCCTGGTGAATTAGGAAAAAAAATATACAATAAAATCTCTAAAAAAGCTTGGAAAAAATGGATAATGAAGCAAACTATTTTAATAAATGAAAAAAAACTTAACATGAATGATATCAATCACCGTAGAGAAATAGAAAAAGAAATGAAATTCTTTTTATTTAAAGAAACTAATTAA